The following nucleotide sequence is from Paroedura picta isolate Pp20150507F chromosome 1, Ppicta_v3.0, whole genome shotgun sequence.
tataatgtacgcatcaattatacaattttatatattttaaattttgtactggctccctgattttgcaattttctactgttaaatgttttttctcgctatctgttttatctggccacagtgctgtattaaataaatttgatttgatttgattagtGAACTTGATAAATACATGCTAACAGCCGCTAGGATCTTTTTTGCATCAAGATGGAAAGAGGAATTCTGACCAAATATTATACAACACTTTATTTATAGTCATTTAGACCAGAACAATAAACACTGGGATATCAAAATATGATGTTAAATGCTGAATGTATTTAAAtctcagaatcataaaatcataattaaACAATAATGTTTACAAAAATTGCAAACAtacaactattttaaaaaatacccactGACTTATTTTCCCGTAACATTTTTGTGCATCTTAATGGTGGCAACACAGAATTTAGTGGTACATAGGGTAGTTTGGGGGTTCTTGTCATTTAAAAGTTTCTTTACCTCACTAATATAATTTGTATCGTGTTATCATGTACTATATTATATATCGGACAGTGGAGTAAAAATTGCTCCCTTGTTTCAACTGGGGCagggggattttcttttttatattggCCCTGTAGTATTGCTGTGGGCAAGACTGAGCATCTGGCAAGAGGGAAAGCTCTTCTGTGTTTACTGTTTCCAAGATTGTATAGATAGGTGGCTGGAGCTGTTACAGATTTGTTCCTATCTAGTGCTAGAAAACCAGGGGAGTTACTTATGTCTTGCTGGCCTACGTCTTTGATCTCTTGCCTGAAGATGTTTTGGCCTGTTTTACCAGATTTTACACAGCAATTAAATACACTAATGGAATATGGGGGTAAGGGCAAAGTTTACATATGTGATACACAATAGACCAACATCAGAATTCAGAGCAATATGGAGTCTAACATTAGATTACATTGACCAATATAaattgagatgaaaagaaataatccATTTTCAGACTATATGTGTGAACACGGGGAAAATGTAAACTCAGTGAGGGGGGAATGCAGTATGTGGTGAATGATATAAGGGTGATATGTAATGTCAAATTTCAGCTTTatgattgctttaaaaaatagtAGTTCTGTaagatgaaatatttattttttcctgaataaaatttctatttttttaaaggtctagCCAGATGTCAGGCCACAAATCCACTATCTAAAACTATACAGTGCCTTTTTAATACTAGCCTTAATACTTATGTCCTAATAAACTGCATCCCACTAAGACACCAGAAATTCTGCTCCTGGGGTAAGTGGGTATTTAGGAACAGCTAAAGATGAAGCGGGACAGGGAAATAAGTGGAAATTGCCCATCTCCTTCTTTGTAACAATTCAGGTTTGAGACAAGCGATCCTTCTCCCTTGCTTACTTGCGTGGGCAGCATTGTTCTTGCATCCTGAGTTGGAAGAGTTGGAAGAGTGGAAGGTCCAGTTTAGTGTTTGTATCCGAAAGAGGAACACCACCCTAACGGTTCTGAGCAGGGCAGTATTTGCAgcatgctctgccactaagccatatGTCTACAATGCACTACAACAATGTTTGTTCTCCTCGTCTGTTTGCACAAAATCATCTCCTCTTCCTGCCGTAGAAAAGAGTCTAGCAGCACATAAAGGGCTAAactaacaaaacttgtggcagggtTTGAGcgttcatgagtcactgcttacttcttcatATCTCCTGCCCAAATGTTGGTGAAGAAACACtggtttcttataccctgcttttcactacccaaaggagtctcaaaacagcttataaacacctttcccttcgtcTCCTGGGGATAGGatagggctgagagacctctaagagaactgttctgcaaactGGCTGGATgtagaggagtgtggaatcaaacctacttctcccaattagaggctgccagtcttttatccaccacaccatgctggctctcattaaGGTTCTTCCTGCGCACTCTTCCTTCTGCTACAGATAGACTAATATGGCAtcccatcttagaatcatagaataatagagttggaagggacctcatgggtcatctatgcaggacactcacatcccaatcactcatctactgtaacctgccacccctttgagccttcacagaatcagcctctctgtcagatggctatccagcctttgtttaaaaatttccaaagatggagaacccaccacctcccgaggaagcctgttcccctgagaaactgctctaactgtcaggaactttttcctgatgtttagacggaatttcttttgaatgaatttcatgcaattggttctggtctgtccctctggggcaagagagaacaactctgctccatcctctacatggcatccttttaaatacttgaagatggttatcagatcccctctcagtcatctcctctccaggcaaaacagaccaagctcccccaacgttCTGAACATGAGGTCAAAGGCAGATACCATGAGTCTAGTCATCTGAGATAGGAGGTTcctaattttttggggggagggaggaactggAGTTATGCCATGCCAAGGAGCTTCTGGTAATTGGTAGGTTCAGTTCCTATACTGAAATGCACTGTGGCTGTGAGATATAGCAAGAAGCTCCTTTTGCTCCTTCCTCCCGCCTTTACTATTACTATGtcagttctgcctcatgtaggcggGAAAGAAGAACAGGAACTGAGAAGATAGCCCAGGCACCCCCTTCCATGCCACCTCAGAGCTCCGACAGACCCCCTTCAGAAgtcctgtggacccctggttgggaatccctggcataAAGGCCCTGTAGGAGCTTGGGGTGTGCGTGTGGATAAACAAAATGCTGCATCTGATTGCTCTAGGCCCCAGCCAGCATCTGTTGCACTGGGGCAACTTCTCCCAGCAGTAGGTTAGGTAAacaggaggacaagaaggagacAGGTGGCGTCAAGACCAAGAGGCCTGCGATGAACAGCTGAGATCTCTGCAAAGGTTTCCTTTTTCTTAGAAGCCACCATAATCCTTTGGAGGCCTCAACCCTTGCCCTGGTTGTCATTCCCCCAGAAACTGATCCCCTTTCTAGCTGAAATTAGCCCCATCAGGGGAAAAGACACCCCACCTGTTTTGGGACCAACAAAGGACTGGATGAGAAGTGACAGGGGGACTGCCGTGTTTCAACACAAGCCGTACCATTCACATataaagaaagtgtgtgtgtgtgtttttgtgtggcgTGAACGGTGTCTATTTTAAAGGCGGCTGAAGCAAGTAAGCAAGAAGGCCCGAAATTCTGTCACCTCCTGTGCTTTACCTAGCTGCGTTTCCCTTGCTTGAAGGATCTGTCTGAAATTGGCTTGCATTCTGCTcatgttggataatgccctttagagacagattttcctgtttcacacagcgaagcccagctgcaaaaggactcTGAATGTGCATTACCCAATCTTTGAGGATTGAGGAGAGGGTGGGGACAGAATGTCCCAGATACTAGATGAGAGCATGCCACCCCACCCACAGCAGAGGTGCTAGACAGCCCCAGaagagtctttctcaacttttttaccgctgggaaacccctgaaacattcttcaggctttgagaaactctagaATTGGcttgatcgtgcagaatatggttccgatgcacagctgtgtacacgccctccccttcccaccccctccaggcccatcattgatcattgggagggggggaggcaggtcgacAGGACCAcacatggtcacatcacctgataaaagtttaacaatttttaaaaaatgtataaaaattaactcccacccacccatttgggaaactcttgctgggctgtcaagaaagcctcaggggttcatgaaagcctggttgaagATTCCTGTCCCAGAAATTCCATGGCAGCATCTATGCGTAGCTGGCCTGTAAGGAAAGCGAGAAAGGGAGACGTATCTTCGTCAGCTGTACAAAATGAGATGGCCAAGACAAATACCTTGCGCCTCAAAGGAGACCAGAGCCACAAAGGATGCAGAAGATGCAGATTGGGGGAATTCTGGGACCTTTGCACATGACCTCGATGAAAATAAATTTCAGCACACTGTTTTTCCTCCCACTGACAGTCCCAGGGACTGCCATCCCAACCCAAACTTAGTGTCTAGTCCTTAGAGAACATTATCTTACCTCTAGGAATGGTTACTATGGTATCAGGGCTATTATAGTGGTTGCTGGACCACTCTTCCACTCTTTGTGCTCTCCTTTCAGTCCTGTGGACTccatgagagccagcgtggtatagtgattaTGGGTgacagcatctaatctggagaaccaggactGATTCCCCATACCTcttcaacatgcaaccagctgggtgatctcaggctagtcacagtcatgatagagctgttctcacagagcagtaattgtaatatcagggttctctcaacctcaactacctcacagcatgtccgttatggggggaggaagcaaaggcaTTTGTTAGCCGAGACTCAAGAggcttgcagggtgaccttggatgagtcaccgttctctcagagctcactcagccccatttaccccagagggtgtctgttagggCAAAGGCAATTgttaactgctttgagactcaaaaACCTGCTGGGCGAACTTGGgcaagtcactgttctctcagagctctcagcctcatctaccacacagggagtctgttgtggggagaagagaaggtgaGGGTAAGCCGTTGAgcctcatgaggcctgctgagtgaccttgggccagtcactgctcTCTAAGagctccctcaaccccacctacctcacagggtgtctgttgtgggaaggggaaggcaattgtaagccaggtTGAAATACCttaaggtagtaaaaagtggggtacaagctcttcattcattcattcattcattcattcattcattcattcattcgagttgccatgttggtctgaagtagcacaataaaatcagagtcaagcagcacatttaagaccaacaaagatttattccaggcgtgagctttgaGTGCAAGCTTGAAAGTCTGAGGAAGTCTGTTAGTCTgagcaagagtgcttgcacctgaaagctcatgccttgaatacatctttgttggttttaaaggtggtactggattcattcattcattcattcattcattcattcattcattcattcattcattcattccccatcCCCATCCAAATCGCCCTGTACGCCGTCGTGCCAACCCTGTGACCTGCCCACCTCCGCGGGACTCGGCCATGCAAGCCCTTTGGCACTCCCTGCTCTCCTTCCATTCCACAGGCTTGCCGGGCGTTGCTGTTGGGCGGCCGGGGGAGTGGGCGGGGCGCGGGGCTTGGGGCGGCGGCCATCTCGCGAGGCCCCTCCCCGGGCAGGAGCCGGGCGACGCGGCGCGAGGGGCTGGCTCAAGGAGCGCGCGCCGGCCGCAGCAGGCTCCTCCTTTGGCGAGCGGTGGCGCGCTCGGGAGGCGAGGCCGGgcgggcggctggctggctgatggatTGAGCCGCAGCAGCCGCTTGGCGGGCGAGGCGCGAGCCGGGCTGGCCGGGGCCCGGGCGATGCAGGGGGAGCGGCTGCGAGGCGGGCCGCCGGCGCGAGGCAgctgagaggcaggcaggcaggagcggCGCGCGCGGGGCTTTGTTCGACGGCCGCGCCTCGGGACCGGGACGCGCGCGCCTCTCCCCTCCGGGGCGCCCGgcatggctggcggcggcggcggctcggcgTGCTAATCGGCGGCCGCAGGGTCCCGCTCcctgcccgcctccctccccgcctGCCGCCATGGGGAACATCTCGTCCAACATCTCGGCCTTCCAGTCGCTGCACATCGTCATGCTGGGCTTGGACTCGGCGGGCAAGACGACGGTGCTGTACCGCCTCAAGTTCAACGAGTTCGTCAACACGGTGCCCACCATCGGCTTCAACACGGAGAAGATCAAGCTGAGCAACGGCTCGGCCAAGGGCATCAGCTGCCACTTCTGGGACGTGGGCGGCCAGGAGAAGCTGCGCCCGCTCTGGAAGTCCTACAGCCGCTGCACCGACGGCATCATCTACGTGGTGGACTCGGTCGACGTCGACCGCCTCGAGGAGGCCAAGACGGAGCTGCACAAAGTCACCAAGTTCGCCGAGAACCAGGGCACGCCCTTGCTGGTCATCGCCAACAAGCAGGACCTGCCCCGCTCGCTGCCCGTGGCCGACATCGAGAAGCAGCTGGCCCTGCACGAGCTCAGCCCGGCCACCGCCTACCACGTCCAGCCCGCCTGCGCCATCATCGGCGAAGGGCTCACCGAGGGCATGGACCGCCTCTACGAGATGATCCTCAAGCGCCGCAAGAGCctcaagcagaagaagaagcggTAGGCCCCAGGCCGGGGGACGGGGGGGGACGGGAcccagccctgcctgcctgcctgcctgccgcagCCCCACcgggtgggtggctggctgggaagaaagggacggacggacggacagcaGCAGAGGAAGGGACAGACGCCTCCCTCGGGGGACACCTTTTCCTTTCTAGCCGGGCTAGAAGCTGGGCGGGGATCGGGGAGGCTTCGGCCGGATCCTGGAATCTCTGGCCTGGCTTCGCTTTCTCCCCCACACCCCCCAACACCAGATCCCTCTGGACGATTTCAAAACGGGAGAAGGGACGCTGGATTCTCATGACAGGGCCGGACTCTGTTGCCGCTGGAGAAAAAAAGGTTTGTGCGGCCGGCTTGGTGCAAGGCCACGTGTGCATGAAGAGCCAGGCTCGGGACAgactgctggggaaggggggggggagaaggaggggagatgCTGTgattgggatggggaagggggtggggtggggggtatgtggggggggggcgtttgatACGTTGGAGAAAAAATTGCTTGGCTTAGGGCTCTTTGTTGGAAGGCTGGGGAAAGgtctccccaccccagcccatCGCCCAAACGCACACACAAAAGGCAGGCTTCGAAGATCTCCCCCGGAGCCAGCCAGCAAAGAAAATGTATGAAATCAGCAAACAGGAGTCGTGGTGGTTTGTATACTCCATAGGAAGCGTCCCTTTTCATTTCGGTGggatggaggggaagggatgagaaaccccccccctccacgacAGAGGTGAAGCTTTTCCCTTTGAAGGGACTTGGAAAAGGTGGCAGAGGATGGGGCCTCCTGCCTGTGGCACCCACAAATTCCGCGACGAAAAGGGAATTTTGTATCTTAATTGTGCGTGACACGAGGAGCGGGTGTGTTGGTcggctgccgctgccgcctgGTGCTGCATTCTAAATATCCTGCTGGGAGAGCTTGTCCCTCCTCCCCGACAAGCCCTCAGCTGTAGCAATAACCCGGAAAAATCCCCCGCGTCTTACACCTAATCAGTGAACCATCCATTGGCAGGCATATTggcatattttgtttcttttccccacaCCAGAGCAAAGGAGGTCGAGCTGCATTTCAGTTTTATATTCAGAATCCTGTTTTGTTGGGCTTTTGTGGACtagaggcccccctcccccctccgcgtCCCCCCAAACCAGCTCTGGAGAGTTGTTGAGTATACAGGATGATATACAGGATCCAAATTATCAATTACCTTCCCCCGCCCCTTTGCCCACAGTCATATTCTTTTTAATGAGTTGTTCAGAGCCATGGCAGCGAAAGGTAAAGGAAATGGCAGGTAAACCCAGAAATTCGGTGGCACCTTAGAGGGCAACAGTGTTTATCCTAGAATGAGTTTTCCTGAATTGGAGTTTGCTTTTTCCGTTGCGGTGAAGAGAAAATCATTCTCCATTTTTTCTAATGAGGAAAGTTACAAAGGTGGTGGGTGGGATAAAGATTGTTCACTTTTCAGGGACCACTGATTTTATTTTGCAATATTTGGCCCACACAGCTAGCCGTCTGGAGAGATCATCCCCCTGTGCAAAACTTGCATTGATTTTGTCAGTGTAGGAGGAATCTCATATCCTTGGCAGCAATTCAGTATGCAGGAAGCAGGCCACTGGGATTTTGTTCTCGACAAGCCCGCGTAGGATCATGTTGTAAGGATGCAGTCCTATTCCTAAGAGTGTACTGAGTTTTAGGGAATTGAATCTTGAGTATATTTATGATCAAGCTACGCAGCCAACGGTTGAGCTTCAGGAGGAAATAACCCTTTTTTCTGCAAGAATTTTTGCAGCCTTGGTAAAAATTGATTTTATAAAAAGAGTATGAAGGATTTACATCCGTGGCTGGTTTAATTTCAGCAGCCCGGAGTACGAACTTCCTACttaaagatgttttaaaaaaatagcaacagAATACGATTAAAGTGacacaagaagggggg
It contains:
- the LOC143825436 gene encoding uncharacterized protein LOC143825436 yields the protein MPGAPEGRGARVPVPRRGRRTKPRARRSCLPASQLPRAGGPPRSRSPCIARAPASPARASPAKRLLRLNPSASQPPARPRLPSAPPLAKGGACCGRRALLEPAPRAASPGSCPGRGLARWPPPQAPRPAHSPGRPTATPGKPVEWKESRECQRACMAESRGGQLRIDAAMEFLGQESSTRLS
- the ARL4C gene encoding ADP-ribosylation factor-like protein 4C, encoding MGNISSNISAFQSLHIVMLGLDSAGKTTVLYRLKFNEFVNTVPTIGFNTEKIKLSNGSAKGISCHFWDVGGQEKLRPLWKSYSRCTDGIIYVVDSVDVDRLEEAKTELHKVTKFAENQGTPLLVIANKQDLPRSLPVADIEKQLALHELSPATAYHVQPACAIIGEGLTEGMDRLYEMILKRRKSLKQKKKR